A genomic window from Fusarium oxysporum Fo47 chromosome X, complete sequence includes:
- a CDS encoding uncharacterized protein (of unknown function-domain containing protein), protein MKFFLLLLLKLHLGLLYAYLVVNQSQLFLPWSSSTMATPTHLYPGVNLALREMPEREFNFKDEYLFYPIGFPEYPGSKSTIMPVKEVAMMILMDVFTDKPDWHKKVFDETIVQKWRDEARQQGEDGLYAKILQDKLGQGPRKPRDRIITDAAFDYCIEELRGKAMYLAQSGLIPTFDGPGNTIIKSDSFIDENLHRDLNRACYTLWKDQEGNVDWHPRSNDMVQNLIHPSMHNFVYDRSPFIQDEVVGVSNALEFMGKGEPVRGQTPLVRENEFRSKFGIGSGKVLPEYWSDKYQWLPANVGFREDGSTEFTSYVNNLHPTKFPEIYRTIERLVDRVIPAWNHCLREVPRFGDETFAGRDKSRFEWIHEAFDEDDDLWTPEFDVKEFLHKDVELTHQELRDLEEECYHDAEDPVEFDEDEYQRRMNEGLPPLTPNVDDEAMAEVKWVKYRDAILPDPKPFEEVDYTPKQSLQEKFKKDGLQIIVKMVSIELTPEKPEFSAGSWHLEGQMNEKIAATALYYFDSENVTPSRLSFRMQTSSYLNDDIKAGQDGYNYLERVYGTDLGAQGGFARSCVQSYGDVGTPEGRLLAFPNVFQHRVSSFKLQDPTKPGHRRFIALWLVDPHRRILSTANVPPQQKDWWTGSGEVPRGLMDVEEARAHRLKLMDERTAEKARFHWEAIDYNFCEH, encoded by the exons atgaaGTTCTTCCTACTGTTGCTTCTAAAACTACATCTCGGCCTGCTATACGCGTACTTAGTCGTCAACCAGTCACAGTTATTCCTCCCCTGGAGTTCGTCGACCATGGCGACACCAACGCATCTTTATCCAGGCGTAAATCTCGCCCTGCGAGAAATGCCTGAGAGGGAATTCAACTTCAAAGATGAGTATTTGTTTTATCCCATTGGATTTCCCGAATACCCGGGGAGCAAATCTACCATCATGCCGGTGAAAGAGGTTGCGATGATGATTCTCATGGATGTATTCACGGATAAACCAGATTGGCACAAAAAGGTCTTTGATGAGACGATTGTTCAAAAGTGGAGAGATGAAGCGCGCCAGCAGGGTGAGGATGGGTTGTACGCAAAAATTCTGCAGGATAAGCTGGGGCAGGGTCCTCGTAAGCCTAGGGATAGGATCATCACTGATGCGGCGTTTGACTAC TGTATCGAAGAGCTACGCGGAAAGGCAATGTATCTTGCGCAGTCAGGTCTCATTCCAACTTTTGATGGACCTGGCAACACGATCATCAAGTCAGACTCGTTCATCGACGAGAACCTCCACCGGGATCTTAACAGAGCGTGCTATACCCTTTGGAAGGATCAAGAAGGCAATGTCGACTGGCATCCGCGAAGCAACGATATGGTCCAAAACCTCATCCATCCTTCCATGCACAATTTCGTCTACG ATCGTTCACCGTTCATCCAAGATGAAGTCGTCGGCGTATCGAACGCACTTGAATTTATGGGCAAAGGCGAGCCCGTGAGAGGGCAGACCCCTCTAGTCCGAGAGAATGAGTTCCGGTCAAAATTTGGGATTGGTTCGGGCAAGGTTCTCCCGGAGTACTGGTCCGATAAATACCAGTGGCTCCCCGCCAACGTTGGGTTTCGCGAGGACGGCAGTACTGAGTTCACGAGCTACGTGAATAATCTCCACCCCACAAAGTTTCCTGAAATTTACAGAACTATTGAGAGGTTGGTTGACAGGGTTATTCCTGCTTGGAATCATTGTTTGCGAGAGGTCCCTCGTTTCGGCGATGAGACCTTTGCGGGGAGAGATAAGTCACGGTTTGAATGGATCCATGAAGCATT tgatgaggatgacgactTATGGACGCCAGAGTTTGATGTGAAGGAATTTCTTCACAAAGACGTCGAGCTCACGCATCAAGAACTTCGAGACCTCGAAGAAGAGTGCTACCACGATGCGGAGGACCCAGTTGAGTtcgatgaagatgagtaTCAACGCAGAATGAACGAAGGCCTCCCTCCTCTTACGCCCAatgtcgatgatgaggcCATGGCTGAAGTAAAATGGGTCAAGTACCGCGACGCGATCCTCCCTGATCCAAAGCCAtttgaagaagttgactaCACACCAAAGCAAAGCTTGCAggagaagttcaagaaggatggTTTGCAAATCATTGTCAAGATGGTGAGCATTGAACTCACGCCAGAGAAGCCAGAGTTCTCCGCTGGAAGTTGGCAT CTCGAAGGTCAGATGAACGAGAAGATCGCCGCCACTGCACTGTACTACTTCGACAGCGAGAACGTCACGCCAAGTCGTTTATCCTTCCGTATGCAAACGAGCTCGTATCTTAATGATGACATCAAGGCTGGCCAGGATGGCTACAACTATCTTGAAAGGGTGTATGGCACAGATCTAGGAGCGCAAGGTGGATTCGCTAGATCTTGTGTTCAGAGCTACGGAGACGTTGGCACGCCGGAGGGACGTCTCCTCGCTTTTCCCAATGTCTT TCAACACCGCGTGTCCTCTTTCAAGCTACAAGATCCAACAAAGCCAGGACATCGACGCTTCATCGCCCTTTGGCTAGTTGATCCGCACCGACGAATCCTTTCAACGGCGAATGTGCCGCCGCAGCAAAAGGATTGGTGGACTGGAAGCGGTGAGGTACCTAGGGGCCTtatggatgttgaggaagcgCGGGCGCATCGGCTGAAGTTGATGGATGAGCGGACTGCGGAGAAGGCGAGGTTTCACTGGGAGGCGATTGATTACAACTTCTGTGAGCACTGA